A window of Fibrobacter sp. UBA4297 genomic DNA:
CGCTTCGCGACCGTAAGAGCACATTCGAGAGCGGCACCCGACGAAATCCCGACGAAGATTCCTTCTTCGGCAGCGGCAGCACGAGCGGCATTCCCCGCCTTTTCTGTGCTGGTCAAGTACACCTCATCAACAACCTTCGGATCGTAGTTCTTGGGGACAAAGTTTGCACCGATGCCCTGAATCTTGTGCGGACCAGCAACACCCTTAGAAATCATCGGAGAATCGTCCGGTTCAATTGCGATAACGTAAATATTCGGATTCTTTTCCTTAAGGAACTTCGCCGTGCCAGAAACTGTTCCGCCCGTGCCTGCAGTAGCAATGAACACATCGACCTTGCCTTCCGTATCGCGCCAGATTTCAGGACCTGTCGTGCGGTAATGAGCCTCTGGATTTGCAGGATTGTCGAACTGTTGCGGAATGAAGCTACCCGGATTGGCAGCAGCGATTTCATTTGCCTTCGCGATGCAGCCAGCCATGCCCTTAGCGCCCTCGGTCAGCACCACTTCGGCACCGAGCGACTTGAGGAGCATGCGGCGTTCCATGCTCATGGAATCTGGCATGGTAAGCACCACCTTGTAGCCCTTCACTGCACCTACGTAAGCAAGGCCCACGCCTGTGTTGCCGCTGGTCGGTTCGATGATGAGCGCACCCGGCTTGAGCTTGCCTTCTTGTTCGGCACGTTCAATCATGTTGAGCGCCACGCGGTCCTTTGCGCTACCAAGCGGGTTGAACATTTCGAGTTTCACATAGACTTCGGCATCGCCCTTGTTGAGCTTGTTGATGCGCACCAGCGGCGTATTGCCAATCGTTTCGAGAATGTTGTTGTAAATAGCCATAAAAAAAGTTCTCCGAACTGTACGGAGAACAATCTAGAATTATTTTTAGTGCGTTCTAGTTTCGCGGAGTGAATTCCGGAAGAATATTGAAATTGTTCCTACTCATGGTTTCCTGTTCGCTAACGATGGTTTCGAACGGGATTCCCGTGAAATTCTTTACGGCACATCCAAATGCCTTCTCGATATATTCGTAATAAGAACCGTTTGTCGCTTCGCATTCCGCCTGGAAAACTTCCTTGGCCGAACCGGTACCGTCATTGACTAGGTATACAATGCCGATGTCGGGTACTAGGAGGGTAGTCGTATTGGTTGAACGCCAGTCTCCGTATTTTGCGATATGACGCGTTACGCCGAATTCTTCCTGATAGATGCTTCCGGTACAGGTGTTGTCATCTTCGTTAAGGATGAATTTTTTACCTTCCGTTGTGAACTTGTATTCTGCGTCCATGTTAAAAATTAAGGGCATGCCGTCAATCTCGTCGTGTTCAATTTTTTGCGGGAATGCCGCGGCGAGGCTGTCCAGAGTCACGCGTTCTTCATCGGAAACCTCTAGGTTGGTCGTGTTGGGTTCAAGGATGAATACCCTGCCAGAATTCACCTTGATGCTGCTGTCGGGGTCTGATTTGGGAATGTCGTATTCTGTAGAGTCTACGCCATCGGCGATGGTGCTGCAGACGGCGTCGGATTGTTCCGTGAAACCGCCAACAATGGCATCGAAGTCGTTTGTTGGATTGGAGGCATAGCAGAAAACCTTCAGGTTGCCGTTCCTGCTGCAATTTGCATCGGCTACAACGTCAACCGATCCTGAAATGCATGATTCTTTGAATACGTTGAGAAGGCTGTCGCAAGAGCTCCCGAAGTTGCCGAGAGAAAGTGTCCTTTCCATGGTGTTGTCTTCGGTAATATGGATTCTTGCTAGATAGGACTTCTTACTTGCGTACTTGCCGGCAGAACACGTTGCTTCGGCCCCGTATTCTTGACCATAAATGGCGACTTCACCTTTGGCAATCTTCTTTACCGATGTTGCTGCGGTCGCAAAGAAAATATCTTGTTTCGGTTCGGAAGAATTGATAGAGGAACTACTGGTGACTTCTTCCGAAGAACTGCTGTTTTCGGCAGTCGCGTTCGGCATGGTCGTGGAACCCGCCGAAGAGGGGTTATCCGAAGAGCAGGCTGCCAGAGCGCAAAGGGCAAACGCGCCTGCGATATAGAGATTCTTCTTGAGGTTAAGCATGGTTCTCTCCTTCTATCTTGTTTGTAAACGGGAAAAGTTGAAAGTTCAGGCCATAGACCTGGTCCAGTTTGCCGCCCTCGTTTGCGATGGCGGCGATTTTCTTGGCGCAGGCATCTATTTCGGCGACGATGCGTGCATAGTTGGATTCGTTCACGCCGATGGTCATTCCGGTAAAGTACCGCTCGCTTGCGCTGTAACGGTCTACCGCACGCACGGCCATGTTGCCCATTTCCTTGTGCATGGCACGGATGGCAATCGGCTGCGCTTCTGCCGAGCCGATGACGGCCTTCTCAGTTTGTGAATAGGCCTTCTCGCCGTCCTTCTTCAGGAACCCGGCCTTCACCAGGAAGGAGAGGATGTCGCGGACCTCTTCGGCAGATACATATTCCTTGCACTCGTCGGCGAGTTTGCGGGGTTGTGCTCCGGGCATCATCGGGGCGAGTTCACGGATTACCGGGTACTTCCAGGATTCGTAATACTGGAACGCCTCGCTATCGGCAACGCGCACCTTGTGCTCGACTGCAATCTTTTCCAGTTTGAGCAGCGTTGCCTTCTTGTCGGCATCCTTGGTTGCCTTGGCAAGTGTCACGAGCAGCGAGAAGTATTCCTCCTCGTGACCCGCAAGCCCCATCGCATGTGCAACCTGTTCCATTTTGACAAGACTCAAGCTGCTCTTGCCTTCGCAAACAAGCTTTAGGTAAACCGGCGACTTGAACCCCGCCAGCTTGGAAAACTCTCGCCACGAAAACGCGCTCGTCCTTTTACGCTCTTCGTAAAAGTCCTGCATATACAGGCGGTAATCCTTATATTCTGTTATCGGTTTCATAAGTAGTCATTAGTTATTGGTCACTAGTTATTGGTCAATAGTTTTGGGTTAGAACATCCGTTCTTACATGTATAAATTTAGATTTCTCTCCAAGCGCACGCAATATTAAAATGATACAAAATTAAAGAAAAATTCAAATTTTTAAGGATTTTTATAAATATTTTTCAATTTTAAAATCTAAAAGATACACAATGTATCATTAATAAAAAAAGTCACTGGATCCTTCGACTCCGTTACACTCCGCTCAGGATGACAAAACGGAGCAATATCATCAATAATACAATTACTCCAACTTATTACAAAAATGCGTCATAAAAATTTCCACACCGCAACAAAATGAGGTATATTAAAATAAACCTATCAAATAAGGGAGTTTATTATGGCAAATAAATACGCTGGTACCCAGACCGAAAAGAATTTGGAAGCCGCATTCGCAGGCGAATCCCAGGCTCGCAACAAGTACACTTACTTTGCAAGCCGCGCCAAAAAAGACGGTTTTGAACAGATCGCTGCATTGTTCCAGAAAACCGCTGACAACGAAAAGGAACACGCCAAGCTTTGGTTCAAGGAACTCGAAGGCATCGGCGACACCGCCCAGAACCTGAAGGCCGCCGCCGAAGGCGAAAACTACGAATGGACCGACATGTACGAAGGCTTCGCGAAGACCGCTGAAGAAGAAGGCTTCACCGCTCTCGCCAAGAAGTTCCGCATGGTCGCCGCCATCGAAAAGATGCACGAAGAACGCTACCGCGCCCTCCTCAAGAATGTGGAAACGGCCAAGGTCTTCGAAAAGAGCGAAGTCAAGGTTTGGGAATGCCGCAACTGCGGACACATCGTGGTCGGTACGAAGGCCCCGGAAGTCTGCCCCGTCTGCGCTCACCCGCAAGCCTACTTCGAAGTCCACGAAGAGAACTACTAAAAGTCGAGAGTCGCGACAAGAAGCGCGTCTTGTTGCAACAAGACGCCACGCAGTTCGTTCTCATTACATTCGTAAAGACACCGGAGAAATCCGGTGTTTTTTATTGCACAACTTTTACGAGTCTGCCGTTCTTGACCGGCTGCGTTTTTCGCGAACCATTAACTCGATACAGCTTAACAGACTTTGAGACGGCGCGACGATTTTCTCGCCATAAACGTTTATTCAAGCCAACACTGCCCACGTTGTCAAGCGACACAGCGATAGAATCGGTCGAAACCGTAAAATTGTCAAATCGGATAAAGTTATCGTGCGTTGGAGCCCATTCTGTACTGCTCCCGCCATGGAACGTGGATAGGTAGAACTTATCGACATGCAAAGTATCATAATCGCGGAGTCTGAGCGTATCGACATCCAGCACAAGCTCGCCATCAAGCCACGCCTGCACGCGACCGTTCTTGTCGCCTTTTCCGGGGGCCGACACGGAGTTCATTGAGACTTTATTTACAATGCGGTGCCACTTGCCCACGGTAAATTGCGCTTGCGGATTTTTACCGCCGAGATCCCACTTGAAATCGTCGCCGTATTCAGAACGTTGCCCCATGAAATAAATCAGCTGGACAGCGTTCCCACCCTTGCGCCACATGATGCGGGCACTCCAGCCGTCGCCAGTTTCGGGCATGGCGTTACCAGTGTAACACTTACCGCCACATAGCCCCGGAAGCTTGCCGCCCAACTGGAATTCAAAACCTTCCTCGAAGAAAATATCGTACGCACTCCACATCGTATCGGCAGTTTTTACAAGCGGCTGTATGATTTGCGCCGCACATGCGGGAGTATCATTGTCATTCGGACCAACGCAACCCTTGGGGTACTTAAGCTGCAGCACATTGCCGTGCGCCACGCCATCATAGACAATCTTGGAATTTTCGCCACTGTTCTTTTCCATCGCATACCACCAGCTTTTATCCGTGGTGTTGCGCTTGAAATCTTCCTTAGCAAAGGCATTGTTGTAAACGCCGACATCGCGATTTTCGAAGTTGACAAACGAGACCGTGTCGGAAACGGTTTGAGCAAAAGCGGCAGAACAGCAAATCAAGATATGTAAAAATCCGAAACGCATATAGGTAAACTTTCGATTATAGACATGACGGCAGATTAGGTCCATCATGGCATAATGAGAACAACTCCTTTCAATATACATAAAAAACAGATTATATTTCAGTTATGTTCGTCTCCCAACTCCGTCCCCGCTGTTTTTCGTTCACGCTTCTGCTAAGCGTTTTTTTAATGCATGCGGAGGCGGCAAGTTTTGACGGCATTTTTGATGCGGGATGGACGACGGCCTACCAGTCAGCGGATTCCATCAACCACATGCACGTGCGATTGCATGCACTCGGCATAGAGCAAGTTGTGTTGCAATATGCGGCGGTCGAAAAGACGCACTTGTATTACCCTTCACAGCTAGACTTTTTGCAGAACACGCAATACAAGAACAACCAGCTTTTCCCCAAGAGCATCGATGCAGCGAAGCCTGCCGGGAACAAGCTTTGGTTCGGGCTTTATTACGATGGCGAAAACTGGTACACTCCGCCGACAGTTGAACAACTTGACACACTGGCATCACGGAATTTGAAAGTACTCGACGAGCTGCAAGCGCTTTACGGGAACGAAACTGTAATTGAAGGAGTCTATATTCCGCAAGAAATTGCTCGTTATTATTGGGACGGATTCCGCGAAGACGCAACAGCAGCGGCACTTGCAACGCATTTTTTAATTCCAGTCACGCAAGCCGCTCAAGCGAAAGGCTGGAAAGTCATGGCCGCACCGTTTTACAACCAGAATTTGGAAACGCCCGAAAAGTTGCAAGCATTTTTCGAACAACTTTTCGCAACAGGATTCAAGCCAGATATTATCGCCGTGCAAGATGGCGTTGGGACAAGCGATGCAGGCAAGCCGCATGCCAGCACAGCAACCGCCGGGAATTACGAGCGGGTGATTGCGAAAACTTGTACGCAATACGGGATTGAATTTTGGGTTGATATGGAACTATTCCGCACGAACGATTCGCACGCGCTTGCCGATAGCGCAAGACTTTCGGCGCAATTGGATACGGCACGAGCGGCAGGGGCGTCAAAAGTTATCGCATACGATTTGGCCGTTCTCGGGAATGCAGGGTTGGATTCGCTTGAAAAATGGTTCCCGCGAGACACGTCGCAAGCAACGGAATCAATTTTTGACATTCGCAGAATTCGCCAAGACGGGAATCGTCGCAATTCAAGCAAGTCGCGCAATAAAGAAATTCGTTATTACAAGCTGAATGGCGCAAGAGTAAAGACAAGCGAATAATTTATTATTATTTTCAAACAAAAAAGGAGAATTATGAAAAAATTTATCTTATTCATCACATTTACCTTCGCCCTCTTCTTTGCGGGTTGTGCAGGATCCAGCAGCAGTAATCCTTCATACACAAACTATCGTTTCTTGACAGGTAATCTGTACCTCCATACCGAAATTCCAGTACCCACAGAAATTGATCTTAAATTCATCAACAAAAATCACGATTACAAATACGCAAAACCGATTTACACCTATGAAAGAAGCCTCTCCGCTTTTTCATTTATCAAAGACGACGTCATTACAAGAATTAGGGCAATGGCCCCAAGGTTTATGAAAGCCGATACAAACTTTCACCCTGCTGAAAACTTGAGCGATTCAGAGTATATCGACTTTTATATCAAATACGTTCTTACACATTACTACCCATCGACATCCAAAGAGGATGCTATCTACAACAGTGAGCTCAACTACGGTTACAATTGTCATTATCCCAAGGATCCTGACATCATTCATTGCGTAGCGCTTCGCATAACGCCCCAAAGAAATTTTGTCGCCATAGAAATGACCGCTCCGACAAGATCCGAAGAGAATGTCAAAGACTGGATTGTACCCACAATCGAAAGCGTTGACGAAAAAATGGTGCAGAAATAAACCTCTATATATCGGGTCATGAATAAATTTATTTTCATCCTGTTTTTTGCAATTGGGCTTGGGACCGCTGCAGCTGACGCAATTGTCAAGGACAAAAAAGTCAAAGAGAGCACGCCCAAATACGCCATGACCAAAATCATGGATTTTAGCGGTAGCCAAGTTTTGCTGGACGAACGCACAGAAAAACTGCACATTCAAGAATTAATAAGCGGAGAGCACCGCACTTTTCCGCACCCGTTTGTTGCCATGGTCGGAATGGCTTTTGCAAACCACCACTCTATCGAAATTTTCCCCGACGACATTTGGCTTTTGATTATGGACGGCATCCGCATGCACGTCAAAAACAACCGCGACGCACTCAAAGGGAAATTTATTCAAAACGGTTCTGACACGAACATTGTCATTATCGACAATTTCCTAACTCCGCAAGCTCCGCCAACAGCGTGGAAAAGGAACATCTCCGAAATATACGACACGCTCTACCAAAAGTTGCCCGAAACGACAAGAACCACTTTCGATGTCGATTTTTCCACCTCCACCGCCATAGACAAATTCGTTTCAAAGACGATGCTCATGGCCATCAGCTCGGAATACTACACCTACACGATAATGACATTGTGTGGCATCCCGCAAATTTTCATCAAAGGCAAAAAAGAAGACTGGGAAAAACTGAAAAGTTCATTCGACAATCTGGCAAACATTCTCGACATGCCCTGGTGGGCAGAACAAATCAACCCGATACTCAATGAATTTGTCAATGCTTTTGAAAAAAAATACAACATGGAATTTTGGAGAAGCATCTACAAAGATGTGCCTCGTGGCAAAGGAAGTGGAACGCAGCCCAAAATCAATGGTTGGATAACCAAATTTTTCCCCTACATAGACAAGATAGGACCAGATCTTTCGATAATAAAACAATGGCCCCCCGAATTTATAGATTCATTCGATGAGGAATTGAAGCAGAAAATAAAGCAATTACAAGAAGAAGCAAAGCATCCCTTGAAACACCGCACCGACTGGGTCGAGCCGCTCGAATATAAGGATTTTACGATTGGCAAAAACGACGTTCCCATCAAATGGAAATATCTTGACCGCGAAATACCCCTGAAGCTTTCCACCGGTTTTTGGGGAGTGACCATTGACCCGAAAACAAAGCGATTGAAAGCCATCCGCGGGTATGTACTGACAAGAGAAACGAATTAGGATTTTTTCGTCAATTTGCCGCCAGCGATAAGCACCAAAAAGGCGGCACCGCCAACACCCACAATCTTCTTGATATCGCTCCAAAATTCACGACGTTTTTCTTTGCACGATTCGCAAAGTTTTTCAGAGTCCTCGGCTTTATCGCAACCGCATTTTTTGCATTTATTCCACAATTTCTGAAGCATAATCAAACTCCTTAATCATTGGAGGTGAACGAGAAGTCTTTTTAAAATACCATTTTTTGTTAGGAAAGGGAGTAATGGAGGTCACAGATTGGAGGATGGCATCCTCACCCAAACTTTTATATATTTGACGCCTACGGCGTCCGCGGCGGTGGCTCGGTAATAAAAATATGCCAGCATTTTTTTGCAACGCTCGCCTTGCACGCTTATGAAGTACTGGTTTAAAGGCGATGCCAAGGAGCAGTTCAAAATGGATTTCAAGAAATGCAGCGAAGTTTATGGCTACTTCTGGCTTTCCGCTAGACGAAATTCAAAAGCGTAAAGCTAAATATGATTGTGCATAATCCTTTGGCAAAGCGCCCAATACCAATAGGGTTATTAAAAGGTCATTACGAATACAAATGTTCTTTTGCAAAAGGAATACTGTCAATAAAGGATTGTAATGCTTAAGAATACTCTAGGAAAAAACGATTACTCTCAATCTCAGATTTTTGAATTATTGGGTAGAACGCTTTATGTATGCAATTTTATTGAACTTAGACTCCGTTGGATGCATCAACATCGTGGAGGCCTTTGGACCGGCAAAACTCCTGAAGAACTACTAGATAAATTAAAGAAGGTTGTAGAAAAACAGCAAAAAGAAGACAAGGCTCCTCTTGGCCCAATTGGCCAAGAAATGCTAGACGCTATTTACACGCCCCGTTGTGACAAAGATTTGGAAAATGCAAAAGAGCAAAATCTGTTCGCTCTCAAACTCGATTATAAAATCCAGTCGAAAGGACGATTCCGTCGCGCTAGAACTAAATTCAAAAAATTTATTGAAACTCGAAATTATCTCGTTCATTATTTTGCTAGAGACTATGACTTGACAAACGAAGATTCATGCAAAAAAGCCTATGCTGATTTGAAAAATAAAAGCGCCATAATCAAAGATGCGCTTGAGTTCTTTAACGAGGACTATGAAACAATGCAAAAAGATTTGCATAAGTTTCAAGAGCATTTGAAAAAAATGTCTTCCAAACCAGATTTTCAACCAAATACGGAAAATGTTTAGATAGTCCGAATTTCGTTGAAAAACATTCAAATTTCTATTTCTTTTTACGGGCGTCGTAAACAGCTTGTTTGTCGGCAACGCAACGGCTGAATTCAGACATAAAGGATTCAGCTCCCTGTCGAATGTCATCTAAAATCTCCTTGTGGGACATCTTAGAATGCTTCAGGGAATTGCACTCGCGCAGTTTGCGGATGTCTTCTGCATCAAAGCGGTTGCTCATTTCGGGAGTATCCATATTTTAAATATACAATAAATGAGATGAAAAAAGTTTATAGTCCTATTTCCAAATATGTGCTCAAAGTCTTTGCGACTCGCAGTTTTTTTGCGTATTTCATAAGTGTTGAGATGTTCCTACCGCGACGTTTGAGATAGCTTTTGACTATTTCTGCACATACATCTAATCCGATTTTATTTCGGTATTTTACAGCATCGCAGACAGAACGTTCTAAATCTGTAACATGTACTTTATGCCCATGCACCTCCGCTATCGTGATTCCAAAATCCAGCAGATGATCAGACCAATAATAAAGCGTTATTGGAGGATATTCAGGCAATACGAGTTTTCGTTTACGTGGAATGGCTACACAAAATGAGTTAGGAATCTGCGTGGTAAGTTCGTAGTGATCCCATGCCGAGAACATGCACAGCACTCCACCAGGCACAAGAATGTCTATATCAAGCATCGTATCAGCCAATACGATGGGTTCTGTAAAAACTCCTGGTCGAAGGCGAAGCAATTCACCCGACTGAACCTTTTGCAAAACCTGATGATACTGATAAGTGCTCAAGTCGTTGCGAACTATGAAACCTTCGGTATTGCGAATTTCTCTTCCATCGTATTTTGGCATACTTCCAATATAACAAAATTACGGCACTTTAACAAATATGCCGTAGAATTTTAACATTTGATAAAAAAAGCAAAGCACAAAAAAGCGTTAAATTGCGTTAAGGATAGTGACCACGGTGTGGCGGCCCTTCGGCATAAGGTTGGTGAGCTTGTCGAACCACAGGGACCTTTTTCAATGCTATCCTGCCGAAGGTCCGTCGCAAGAGCTGCGCGGGGGTGCCGTAGGTGCGCACGGGCGGCCTTGCGATATAGCCCGACCTTGCCCATGGGCAAGGGAACGCCCAACACAAGTCTCGTGCAAGGAGATTCCCCATCAAATGGGGAATGACAAGGAAGAAGTGCTCAGGAACGATGCAAAACAGGCTTGTTATGCGCTCTGCTCCGCACGCAGCATGCAAAAGTTCCTAAATTTTAGTTAGTAACATTCTCTACCGGGATCGCCATCCCGATGGATTAACTCTCAACAAATGAGGAACAAATAAAAAATGGCAAGAGCATTGATTATCGGTTGTGGCGCCGTTGCCACAGTTGCTATCAAGAAGTGCTGCACCTGCAGCGAAGTTTTTAGCGAAATCTGCATCGCCAGCCGTCATCGCGAAAATTGCGAGAAGTTGGCTCAGGAACTCCGCCCGAACACGAAGACGGTCATCACGACTGCCGCTGTGGACGCTGACAAGGCCGAGAACGTCTCTGCTCTCATTAAGCAATACAAGCCGGACCTGGTGATGAATATCGCCCTCCCCTACCAGGACCTCGCCATCATGGATGCATGCCTTGAATGTGGCGTGAACTACATGGACACGGCTAACTACGAGCCGGAAAATATCGACGATCCGGAATGGCGCAAGGTCTACGACAAGCGCTGCAAGGAAAAGGGTTTTAGCGCCTACTTCGATTACAGCTGGCAGTGGGCTTACAAGGAAAAGTTTGAAAAGGCTGGTCTCACGGCTTTGCTCGGTTCCGGCTTTGACCCGGGTGTTTCTCAGGCATACTGCGCCTACGCCTTGAAGCACCAGTTCGATACGATTGAAGAAATCGACATTCTCGACTGCAATGGCGGCGATCACGGCTACAAGTTCGCAACGAACTTCAACCCGGAAATCAACCTCCGCGAAGTTTCTGCTCCGGGCAGCTACTGGGACACGGACGAGAACGGCAAGGGCCACTGGGTTGAAATCCCGGCCATGAGCATCAAGCGTGAATACAACTTCGCACAGGTCGGCAAGAAGGACATGTACCTCCTCCACCACGAAGAAATTGAATCTCTCGCCCAGAACATTCCGGGCGTGAAGCGCATTCGCTTCTTCATGACGTTTGGTCAGAGCTACCTCGACCACATGCGTTGCCTCGAAGATGTTGGCATGCTCAGCACGCAGCCGATCAAGTTCCAGGGTCAGGACATTGTGCCTATCCAGTTCCTCAAGGCTCTCCTCCCGGACCCGGCAAGCCTCGGTCCTCGCACAGTGGGCAAGACGAACATCGGTTGCATTTTCAAGGGTACTAAGGATGGCAAGCCGAAGACTTACTATCTGTACAACGTTTGCGACCACCAGGAATGCTACAAGGAACTCGGCAGCCAGGCTATCGCCTACACAACTGGCGTTCCGGCTATGTGCGGTGCCATGATGGTGCTCACGGGCAAGTGGAACAAGCCGGGTGTGCATACGGTCGAAGAGTTCGATCCGGATCCGTTCATGGAAGCCCTCACCAAATACGGTCTCCCGTGGAACGAAGACTTTAATCCTGTATTAGTCGACTAAAAAAGTCGGTCATTAGTAGTTAGTCATTGGTTATTAGTTGTTATAAAAGCGACAAAGTCGCCTAGTATAAACTACAGACTAATGACTATTGACTAATAACTAAACTTGACACCTGATTCTTGAGACTAAACAATGAAAAAATGGCGCATTGACGATTCCCGAGATCTTTACAACGTAAAGGGTTGGGGCGTAAGTTACTTTGACATTAACGACAAGGGTCACGCGACGGTTTCGCCGATCAAGAATGGCGGTCCGAGCATCGACCTTTACGAGCTCGTGCAGGAACTTTCCTTGCGCGATGTTTCGACTCCTGTGTTGTTGCGCTTCCCGGATATTCTGGACAGCCGCATCGAAAAGATTCACGAGTGCTTCACGAAGGCGACGACTGAATATGGCTACAAAGGTGGCCATTACAGCATCTTCCCAATCAAGGTGAACCAGCAGCGCGCGGTCTTGGAAGAAGTGGTGAGTCACGGTTCCAAGTTCAACATCGGCCTCGAGGCGGGTTCCAAGCCGGAACTCCATGCGGTACTTGCGAACATGGAAAATCCGGACGCGTTGATTATCTGCAACGGCTACAAGGACGAAGACTTTATCGAGCTTGCTCTCCTCGCACAGAAGATGGGCAAGAAGATTTTCATTGTCGTCGAAAAGATGAACGAGCTTCACTTGGTTGTAGACTTGTCTCGTCGCATCGGTGTGCGCCCGAACATCGGCATCCGCATCAAGCTTGCAAGCTCTGGTAGTGGCAAGTGGGAAGAATCCGGCGGATACCACAGCAAGTTCGGTCTCAATAGCTCTGAACTTTTGGAAGCTCTCGACTACATCAAGGAAGAGAAGATGGAAGACTGCATGAAGCTCATCCACTTCCACTTGGGTAGCCAGATTACGAACATTCGCCATATTAAGAATGGACTCCGCGAAGTGTCGCAGTTCTACGTTCAAATTAGAAAGATGGGCATGGGCCTTG
This region includes:
- the cysK gene encoding cysteine synthase A; translated protein: MAIYNNILETIGNTPLVRINKLNKGDAEVYVKLEMFNPLGSAKDRVALNMIERAEQEGKLKPGALIIEPTSGNTGVGLAYVGAVKGYKVVLTMPDSMSMERRMLLKSLGAEVVLTEGAKGMAGCIAKANEIAAANPGSFIPQQFDNPANPEAHYRTTGPEIWRDTEGKVDVFIATAGTGGTVSGTAKFLKEKNPNIYVIAIEPDDSPMISKGVAGPHKIQGIGANFVPKNYDPKVVDEVYLTSTEKAGNAARAAAAEEGIFVGISSGAALECALTVAKRPEFKGKRIVAVLPDTGERYLSTWLWNT
- a CDS encoding TIGR02147 family protein gives rise to the protein MKPITEYKDYRLYMQDFYEERKRTSAFSWREFSKLAGFKSPVYLKLVCEGKSSLSLVKMEQVAHAMGLAGHEEEYFSLLVTLAKATKDADKKATLLKLEKIAVEHKVRVADSEAFQYYESWKYPVIRELAPMMPGAQPRKLADECKEYVSAEEVRDILSFLVKAGFLKKDGEKAYSQTEKAVIGSAEAQPIAIRAMHKEMGNMAVRAVDRYSASERYFTGMTIGVNESNYARIVAEIDACAKKIAAIANEGGKLDQVYGLNFQLFPFTNKIEGENHA
- the rbr gene encoding rubrerythrin, translated to MANKYAGTQTEKNLEAAFAGESQARNKYTYFASRAKKDGFEQIAALFQKTADNEKEHAKLWFKELEGIGDTAQNLKAAAEGENYEWTDMYEGFAKTAEEEGFTALAKKFRMVAAIEKMHEERYRALLKNVETAKVFEKSEVKVWECRNCGHIVVGTKAPEVCPVCAHPQAYFEVHEENY
- a CDS encoding polysaccharide lyase; its protein translation is MRFGFLHILICCSAAFAQTVSDTVSFVNFENRDVGVYNNAFAKEDFKRNTTDKSWWYAMEKNSGENSKIVYDGVAHGNVLQLKYPKGCVGPNDNDTPACAAQIIQPLVKTADTMWSAYDIFFEEGFEFQLGGKLPGLCGGKCYTGNAMPETGDGWSARIMWRKGGNAVQLIYFMGQRSEYGDDFKWDLGGKNPQAQFTVGKWHRIVNKVSMNSVSAPGKGDKNGRVQAWLDGELVLDVDTLRLRDYDTLHVDKFYLSTFHGGSSTEWAPTHDNFIRFDNFTVSTDSIAVSLDNVGSVGLNKRLWRENRRAVSKSVKLYRVNGSRKTQPVKNGRLVKVVQ
- a CDS encoding DUF4434 domain-containing protein → MHAEAASFDGIFDAGWTTAYQSADSINHMHVRLHALGIEQVVLQYAAVEKTHLYYPSQLDFLQNTQYKNNQLFPKSIDAAKPAGNKLWFGLYYDGENWYTPPTVEQLDTLASRNLKVLDELQALYGNETVIEGVYIPQEIARYYWDGFREDATAAALATHFLIPVTQAAQAKGWKVMAAPFYNQNLETPEKLQAFFEQLFATGFKPDIIAVQDGVGTSDAGKPHASTATAGNYERVIAKTCTQYGIEFWVDMELFRTNDSHALADSARLSAQLDTARAAGASKVIAYDLAVLGNAGLDSLEKWFPRDTSQATESIFDIRRIRQDGNRRNSSKSRNKEIRYYKLNGARVKTSE
- a CDS encoding DUF4419 domain-containing protein, with the translated sequence MNKFIFILFFAIGLGTAAADAIVKDKKVKESTPKYAMTKIMDFSGSQVLLDERTEKLHIQELISGEHRTFPHPFVAMVGMAFANHHSIEIFPDDIWLLIMDGIRMHVKNNRDALKGKFIQNGSDTNIVIIDNFLTPQAPPTAWKRNISEIYDTLYQKLPETTRTTFDVDFSTSTAIDKFVSKTMLMAISSEYYTYTIMTLCGIPQIFIKGKKEDWEKLKSSFDNLANILDMPWWAEQINPILNEFVNAFEKKYNMEFWRSIYKDVPRGKGSGTQPKINGWITKFFPYIDKIGPDLSIIKQWPPEFIDSFDEELKQKIKQLQEEAKHPLKHRTDWVEPLEYKDFTIGKNDVPIKWKYLDREIPLKLSTGFWGVTIDPKTKRLKAIRGYVLTRETN
- a CDS encoding type IV toxin-antitoxin system AbiEi family antitoxin domain-containing protein, whose amino-acid sequence is MPKYDGREIRNTEGFIVRNDLSTYQYHQVLQKVQSGELLRLRPGVFTEPIVLADTMLDIDILVPGGVLCMFSAWDHYELTTQIPNSFCVAIPRKRKLVLPEYPPITLYYWSDHLLDFGITIAEVHGHKVHVTDLERSVCDAVKYRNKIGLDVCAEIVKSYLKRRGRNISTLMKYAKKLRVAKTLSTYLEIGL
- a CDS encoding saccharopine dehydrogenase family protein: MARALIIGCGAVATVAIKKCCTCSEVFSEICIASRHRENCEKLAQELRPNTKTVITTAAVDADKAENVSALIKQYKPDLVMNIALPYQDLAIMDACLECGVNYMDTANYEPENIDDPEWRKVYDKRCKEKGFSAYFDYSWQWAYKEKFEKAGLTALLGSGFDPGVSQAYCAYALKHQFDTIEEIDILDCNGGDHGYKFATNFNPEINLREVSAPGSYWDTDENGKGHWVEIPAMSIKREYNFAQVGKKDMYLLHHEEIESLAQNIPGVKRIRFFMTFGQSYLDHMRCLEDVGMLSTQPIKFQGQDIVPIQFLKALLPDPASLGPRTVGKTNIGCIFKGTKDGKPKTYYLYNVCDHQECYKELGSQAIAYTTGVPAMCGAMMVLTGKWNKPGVHTVEEFDPDPFMEALTKYGLPWNEDFNPVLVD